The following proteins come from a genomic window of Streptomyces sp. GS7:
- a CDS encoding FadR/GntR family transcriptional regulator, with amino-acid sequence MPLTSPRRSALADQVIAQLRAQITSGDWPVGSRIPTEPELVEQLGVARNTVREAVRALAHNGLLDIRQGSGTYVVATSELAGVMNRRFAEADPVHVAELRSALEAAAARLAADRRTEADLRQLDALLERREHAWRSGAAEAFVEADATLHMAVVAASHNDVLAEIYADLGGVLREFLRADVGEVLRPEAHMDHARLVAAIRAGDGDLAASEASTHSFGCRGTLVERD; translated from the coding sequence ATGCCCCTGACCTCGCCCCGCCGGTCCGCCCTGGCCGACCAGGTGATCGCGCAGCTGCGCGCCCAGATCACGTCCGGCGACTGGCCGGTGGGGTCCCGCATCCCGACCGAGCCGGAGCTCGTGGAGCAGCTCGGGGTGGCCCGCAACACCGTCCGCGAGGCCGTCCGGGCTCTGGCGCACAACGGACTGCTCGACATCCGGCAGGGGTCCGGCACCTACGTGGTCGCGACCAGCGAGCTCGCCGGGGTCATGAACCGCCGGTTCGCGGAGGCCGACCCCGTGCACGTCGCCGAGCTGCGCAGCGCCCTGGAGGCGGCAGCCGCCCGGCTGGCCGCCGACCGCCGCACGGAAGCGGACCTGCGGCAGCTCGACGCGCTGCTGGAACGGCGCGAGCACGCCTGGCGGTCCGGTGCCGCCGAGGCGTTCGTCGAGGCGGACGCGACCCTGCACATGGCGGTGGTGGCGGCCTCGCACAACGACGTACTGGCCGAGATCTACGCCGACCTCGGGGGCGTGCTGCGCGAGTTCCTGCGGGCCGACGTCGGCGAGGTGCTGCGGCCCGAGGCGCACATGGACCATGCCCGCCTGGTGGCGGCGATCCGCGCGGGCGACGGCGACCTGGCCGCCTCCGAGGCGAGCACCCATTCCTTCGGGTGCCGGGGCACCCTCGTGGAGCGCGACTGA
- a CDS encoding CynX/NimT family MFS transporter, protein MAHHDLATLGAAAEPSTTSPPQLPDGAGPSRPAAEEAVPKHSREAGPAARWLPRIVIAGLVLAALNLRPAITSLGALMKEVRDGLGMSGTVAGLLTSVPALCFAVFGIAAPRLARRWGPGAIVCAGMAAIAVGVAVRPYAGGTAGFLAGSALALAGIAVSNVLLPVVIKTWFPRRVGPMTGLYSMALALGTSLAAALTVPMTGALGGSWRTGLTVWALLAALAVLPWLVVVRQRRTAPEAPRSGARAPGAAPLRITSSPTAWALGVFFGLQATAAYITMGWMPQIFRDAGVSAGTAGVLLAVTMAVGVPLSFVLPSLASRMRHQGPLVAVLGLCGLAGYTGLWLAPATGSWAWALLMGVANCAFPLALTMIGMRASSPAGVVKLSAFAQSVGYLISIPGPLLVGTLYQHSGGWGLPIALMAGLMVPQIAVGVLAGRDRRIEDER, encoded by the coding sequence ATGGCACATCACGACCTCGCGACCCTCGGCGCGGCCGCCGAGCCCTCGACGACCTCCCCGCCCCAGCTCCCCGACGGTGCCGGCCCGTCGCGGCCCGCCGCCGAAGAGGCTGTACCGAAGCACTCCCGGGAAGCCGGACCCGCCGCCCGCTGGCTGCCGCGGATCGTGATCGCCGGTCTCGTCCTGGCCGCACTCAACCTCCGCCCCGCCATCACCAGCCTCGGCGCGCTCATGAAGGAGGTCCGCGACGGGCTCGGCATGAGCGGCACCGTCGCCGGCCTGCTGACCTCCGTACCGGCCCTGTGCTTCGCGGTGTTCGGCATCGCCGCGCCCCGGCTGGCCAGGCGCTGGGGGCCAGGCGCGATCGTGTGCGCCGGTATGGCGGCGATCGCGGTGGGTGTCGCGGTACGGCCGTACGCCGGCGGCACCGCCGGCTTCCTCGCCGGCAGCGCCCTGGCGCTGGCCGGAATCGCGGTCAGCAATGTCCTGCTGCCGGTGGTCATCAAGACCTGGTTCCCCCGGCGGGTCGGCCCGATGACCGGGCTGTACTCGATGGCGCTGGCCCTGGGCACCTCGCTCGCCGCGGCGCTCACCGTTCCCATGACCGGTGCGCTGGGCGGCAGTTGGCGCACCGGCCTGACCGTCTGGGCGCTGCTCGCCGCGCTCGCCGTGCTGCCCTGGCTCGTCGTCGTACGGCAGCGGCGGACCGCCCCGGAGGCGCCCCGGAGCGGTGCGCGGGCTCCCGGGGCGGCGCCCCTGCGGATCACCTCGTCGCCGACCGCCTGGGCGCTGGGCGTCTTCTTCGGCCTCCAGGCGACCGCCGCGTACATCACGATGGGGTGGATGCCGCAGATCTTCCGCGACGCCGGGGTCTCGGCGGGCACCGCGGGCGTGCTCCTCGCCGTCACGATGGCGGTCGGTGTCCCGCTCTCCTTCGTGCTGCCCTCGCTGGCGTCCCGGATGCGGCACCAGGGTCCGTTGGTGGCGGTCCTCGGGCTCTGCGGGCTGGCCGGTTACACCGGGCTGTGGCTGGCCCCGGCCACCGGCTCCTGGGCCTGGGCGCTGCTGATGGGCGTCGCCAACTGCGCGTTCCCGCTTGCCCTGACGATGATCGGGATGCGTGCGTCGAGCCCCGCCGGGGTCGTCAAGCTCTCCGCCTTCGCGCAGAGCGTCGGCTATCTGATCTCCATCCCCGGGCCGCTCCTGGTCGGCACGCTCTACCAGCACAGCGGCGGCTGGGGGCTGCCGATCGCGCTGATGGCCGGGCTGATGGTGCCGCAGATCGCGGTGGGCGTGCTGGCCGGCCGGGACCGTCGTATCGAGGACGAGCGGTGA
- a CDS encoding SGM_5486 family transporter-associated protein: MPVLEPNPQGSQKKLLLVLGLMLGVTVVVAIVASIAAP; encoded by the coding sequence ATGCCAGTGCTCGAACCGAATCCGCAGGGCAGCCAGAAGAAGCTGCTGCTCGTCCTGGGCCTCATGCTCGGGGTGACCGTCGTCGTCGCGATCGTCGCGAGTATCGCGGCGCCCTGA
- a CDS encoding SixA phosphatase family protein: MSVDTPRRIVLLRHAKAEWSEVDDHDRPLTDRGRKDAPVAGRWLARAGVTPDLTLCSTAARTRETWKLAVHELPQRPKTVYEERLYEASLGELLALLNETSDDVSDLLVVGHNPGMHALADALAGEADGDLLPQMHRSGFPTAAMAVLTFNGSWKAVEHGVGRLVAYWTPQD; encoded by the coding sequence ATGAGCGTCGATACACCCCGCCGGATTGTCCTGCTCCGACACGCGAAGGCCGAATGGTCGGAGGTGGACGACCACGACCGTCCGCTTACCGATCGTGGCCGCAAGGATGCCCCGGTCGCCGGCCGCTGGCTGGCCAGGGCGGGGGTCACCCCCGACCTGACCCTGTGCTCGACCGCCGCCCGCACCCGTGAGACCTGGAAGCTCGCCGTCCACGAGCTCCCGCAGCGCCCCAAGACCGTCTATGAGGAGCGGCTCTACGAAGCCTCCCTCGGCGAGCTGCTCGCGCTGCTGAACGAGACCTCGGACGACGTCAGCGATCTGCTGGTGGTCGGGCACAACCCGGGGATGCACGCCCTCGCCGACGCCCTGGCCGGTGAGGCCGACGGCGATCTGCTGCCGCAGATGCACCGCAGCGGCTTTCCGACGGCCGCGATGGCCGTGCTCACCTTCAACGGTTCGTGGAAGGCGGTCGAGCACGGCGTGGGGCGCCTCGTCGCGTACTGGACGCCGCAGGACTGA
- the serB gene encoding phosphoserine phosphatase SerB, with protein MSASQTPPATAAPGDDVPTLLVKIFGKDRPGITAGLFDTLAAYSVDVVDIEQVVTRGRITLCALVTAPSPAEGSYGSTEGDLRATVHSWAESLNLQAEIISGRGDNRPRGTGRSHVTVLGHPLTAESTAAIAAAITATGGNIDRIFRLAKYPVTAVEFAVSGAETAALRSVLAPEAAVLGVDVAVVAAGLQRRAQRLVVMDVDSTLIQDEVIELFAAHAGCEAEVAAVTAAAMRGELDFEQSLHARVELLRGLDASVVDAVRKEVRLTPGARTLVRTLKRLGYQVGVVSGGFTQVTDALKEELGLDFASANTLEIVDGKFTGRVTGEIVDRAGKARLLRRFAHEAGVPLAQTVAIGDGANDLDMLNTAGLGVAFNAKPVVREAAHTAVNVPFLDAVLYLLGVTREEVEAADTHVE; from the coding sequence ATGAGCGCATCGCAGACCCCGCCTGCCACCGCCGCACCAGGCGACGACGTACCGACCCTCCTCGTGAAGATCTTCGGTAAGGACCGGCCCGGCATCACCGCGGGCCTCTTCGACACCCTCGCCGCCTACTCCGTCGATGTCGTGGACATCGAGCAGGTGGTGACCCGGGGGCGCATCACGCTGTGCGCACTGGTCACCGCCCCCTCCCCCGCCGAGGGCTCCTACGGTTCGACAGAGGGCGACCTCCGGGCGACCGTGCACAGCTGGGCCGAGTCGCTGAACCTCCAGGCGGAGATCATCTCCGGCCGCGGCGACAACCGTCCGCGCGGCACCGGACGGTCCCACGTCACCGTGCTGGGGCATCCGCTCACCGCCGAGTCGACGGCCGCGATCGCCGCCGCCATAACGGCCACCGGCGGCAACATCGACCGGATCTTCCGGCTTGCCAAGTATCCGGTGACGGCGGTCGAGTTCGCGGTCTCCGGTGCGGAGACCGCGGCACTGCGCAGCGTGCTGGCCCCCGAGGCCGCGGTGCTCGGGGTGGATGTCGCGGTGGTCGCGGCCGGGCTCCAGCGCCGGGCGCAGCGGCTGGTCGTCATGGACGTCGACTCCACCCTCATCCAGGACGAGGTCATCGAGCTGTTCGCGGCGCACGCCGGGTGCGAGGCGGAGGTCGCCGCGGTGACCGCCGCAGCGATGCGCGGCGAGCTGGACTTCGAGCAGTCGCTGCACGCCCGGGTCGAGCTGCTCCGCGGGCTGGACGCGTCCGTGGTCGACGCCGTGCGCAAGGAGGTGCGGCTCACCCCCGGTGCCCGCACCCTCGTGCGGACACTCAAGCGGCTCGGCTACCAAGTCGGCGTCGTCTCGGGCGGTTTCACCCAGGTCACCGACGCGCTCAAGGAGGAGCTGGGGCTGGACTTCGCCTCCGCCAACACCCTGGAGATCGTCGACGGCAAGTTCACCGGACGGGTCACCGGCGAGATCGTGGACCGGGCCGGCAAGGCCCGGCTGCTGCGGCGGTTCGCCCACGAGGCGGGGGTGCCGCTGGCGCAGACCGTCGCGATCGGCGACGGCGCCAATGACCTGGACATGCTCAACACGGCCGGCCTGGGGGTGGCCTTCAACGCCAAGCCCGTGGTGCGCGAGGCCGCGCACACCGCGGTCAACGTGCCGTTCCTGGACGCCGTGCTCTATCTGCTGGGCGTCACCCGCGAAGAGGTCGAGGCGGCCGACACCCACGTGGAGTGA
- a CDS encoding ABC transporter ATP-binding protein/permease: MGRGVPELVLELNGRTWTLDPSRSYSVGRDPQGDMVLDDARVSWRHATVRWSGQSWIVEDHGSTNGTYVQGRRIQQLEIGPGTAVHLGNATDGPRMSLSAAAAPADAYSAQPATAPQQQGWQAPPAQQQAPQPPAQQGWQAPPQGQQPPYVPQQQAQQPPQGGPRQAVPPQRPDGAQGRPAPQAQGDRSPTTFHRLDTGRVMRIGRALENELVVSDLQVSRHHAEFRATPDGRFEIRDLGSHNGTYVNGQPVPKSGTALIGPNDTVGVGHSTFRLVGDRLEEFVDTGEVSFSARHLTVTVDGGKQILKDVSFGVPEKSLIAVIGPSGSGKSTLLKALTGYRPANQGDVLYDHRNLYKHFAELRQRIGLVPQDDILHKELTVQKALRYAAKLRFPGDTAESEREARIGEVLRELKLDVHKDKKVTSLSGGQRKRVSVALELLTKPSLIFLDEPTSGLDPGMDRDVMQLLRGLADDGRTVLVVTHSVAELALCDRLLVMAPGGSVAYFGPPEEALNFFQYETWADVFSAFENYRDYDWAGRWRGSPHFQLYAADVDSVAPQSVGVQAPPARIQKSQSWGSQLWTLMRRYVSVLASDRGFLALMVILPAVLGVVSLLIPSDYGLGYGPANRHQTNRDASTIALILAVGMCFSGAANSVRELIKERVIYERERATGLSRSAYLMSKVIVLGVVTAIQGVIISAIGFSTRKMPAEGLIIAKNPAIEMALAIIALGFTSMMVGLIISSLVKTAEKTMPLLVMFAIVQVVFTGVLFQLFDTAGVSQFSWLMPSRWAVAALGATADMNTLLPWELGHPDPLWKHQTGVYVMDVIILLALGVGLAFVVARLLRRHEPEVMRK, encoded by the coding sequence ATGGGGCGTGGAGTGCCTGAACTCGTACTCGAATTGAACGGAAGGACCTGGACGCTCGATCCGTCCAGGTCCTACAGCGTGGGCCGCGATCCGCAGGGCGACATGGTGCTCGACGACGCCAGGGTCTCCTGGCGGCACGCCACCGTCCGCTGGTCCGGACAGAGCTGGATCGTCGAAGACCACGGCAGCACCAACGGCACCTACGTCCAGGGCCGCCGGATCCAGCAGCTGGAGATCGGACCCGGCACCGCGGTGCATCTGGGCAACGCCACCGACGGCCCCCGGATGAGCCTGTCCGCCGCCGCGGCGCCCGCCGACGCCTACAGCGCGCAGCCCGCGACGGCGCCGCAGCAGCAGGGCTGGCAGGCGCCGCCCGCGCAGCAGCAGGCTCCGCAGCCGCCCGCCCAGCAGGGCTGGCAGGCCCCGCCGCAGGGCCAGCAGCCGCCGTACGTCCCGCAGCAGCAGGCGCAGCAGCCGCCGCAGGGCGGGCCCCGGCAGGCCGTTCCCCCGCAGCGGCCCGACGGCGCCCAGGGGCGCCCGGCCCCGCAGGCCCAGGGCGACCGCAGCCCGACCACCTTCCACCGCCTGGACACGGGCCGCGTGATGCGGATCGGCCGTGCGCTGGAGAACGAGCTGGTCGTCTCCGACCTCCAGGTCTCCCGCCACCACGCCGAGTTCCGGGCCACCCCCGACGGCCGGTTCGAGATCCGCGACCTGGGCAGCCACAACGGCACCTACGTCAACGGCCAGCCGGTCCCCAAGTCCGGCACCGCGCTGATCGGCCCGAACGACACCGTCGGCGTCGGCCACTCCACCTTCCGGCTGGTCGGCGACCGCCTGGAGGAGTTCGTCGACACCGGCGAGGTCTCCTTCTCGGCCCGCCACCTGACCGTCACCGTCGACGGCGGCAAGCAGATCCTCAAGGACGTCTCCTTCGGCGTCCCCGAGAAGTCGCTGATCGCCGTCATCGGCCCCTCCGGCTCCGGCAAGTCGACACTCCTCAAGGCGCTGACCGGCTACCGTCCCGCCAACCAGGGCGACGTCCTCTACGACCACCGGAACCTCTACAAGCACTTCGCCGAGCTGCGCCAGCGCATCGGCCTGGTCCCGCAGGACGACATCCTCCACAAGGAGCTGACCGTCCAGAAGGCGCTGCGCTACGCCGCCAAGCTCCGCTTCCCCGGCGACACCGCGGAGTCCGAGCGCGAGGCCCGCATCGGGGAGGTGCTGCGCGAGCTCAAGCTCGACGTACACAAGGACAAGAAGGTCACCTCGCTCTCCGGCGGCCAGCGCAAGCGCGTCTCGGTCGCCCTGGAGCTGCTGACCAAGCCCTCGCTGATCTTCCTGGACGAGCCGACCTCGGGCCTGGACCCGGGCATGGACCGCGACGTCATGCAGCTGCTGCGCGGCCTGGCCGACGACGGCCGCACGGTCCTGGTCGTCACGCACTCGGTGGCCGAACTCGCCCTGTGCGACCGGCTGCTGGTGATGGCACCGGGCGGTTCGGTGGCCTACTTCGGCCCGCCCGAGGAGGCGCTGAACTTCTTCCAGTACGAGACCTGGGCGGACGTCTTCTCGGCGTTCGAGAACTACCGCGACTACGACTGGGCGGGCCGCTGGCGCGGATCCCCGCACTTCCAGCTGTACGCCGCGGACGTCGACTCGGTCGCCCCGCAGTCGGTCGGCGTCCAGGCGCCGCCGGCCCGCATCCAGAAGTCGCAGAGCTGGGGCTCGCAGCTGTGGACGCTGATGCGGCGCTATGTCTCGGTACTCGCCTCCGACCGCGGCTTCCTGGCCCTGATGGTGATCCTGCCGGCGGTGCTCGGTGTGGTCTCGCTGCTGATCCCCAGCGACTACGGCCTCGGATACGGCCCGGCGAACAGGCACCAGACCAACCGCGACGCGAGCACCATCGCGCTGATCCTCGCGGTCGGCATGTGCTTCTCCGGCGCAGCCAACTCGGTCCGTGAGCTGATCAAGGAGCGGGTCATCTACGAGCGCGAACGGGCCACCGGCCTGTCGCGGTCGGCGTATCTGATGTCCAAGGTCATCGTGCTCGGGGTGGTCACCGCCATCCAGGGCGTGATCATCTCGGCCATCGGCTTCTCCACCCGCAAGATGCCGGCCGAGGGCCTGATCATCGCCAAGAACCCGGCGATCGAGATGGCGCTGGCGATCATCGCCCTCGGCTTCACCTCGATGATGGTCGGCCTGATCATCTCCTCGCTGGTCAAGACCGCCGAGAAGACCATGCCGCTGCTGGTCATGTTCGCCATCGTGCAGGTCGTCTTCACCGGCGTGCTCTTCCAGCTGTTCGACACCGCCGGCGTCTCCCAGTTCTCCTGGTTGATGCCGTCCCGCTGGGCCGTCGCCGCGCTGGGCGCGACCGCCGACATGAACACCCTGCTGCCGTGGGAGCTGGGCCACCCCGACCCGCTGTGGAAGCACCAGACCGGCGTCTACGTGATGGACGTGATCATCCTGCTCGCGCTGGGCGTCGGGCTCGCCTTCGTCGTCGCGCGGCTGCTGCGCCGCCACGAGCCGGAGGTCATGCGCAAGTAG
- a CDS encoding transglycosylase SLT domain-containing protein, which yields MPKHSLSGLNLTRTHKLSAAGVAAAGAAALVFAVVPGADAGQGKSEAAAQNVNVKPVAFSAVDIAAQAQQATIAKQADESAAQGKAEAAAAKAKAEAAAKAKAEQDHKATVTASRSETRTALPAALPAAVPAAAPAAPKTIKTYGHTVDSWIRQSLNVMAAHGIPGSYNGIYRNLMRESSGNPMAINLWDSNAQKGIPSKGLLQVIDPTFRRYHVPGTSWNIYDPVANITAACKYAAAMYGSMDNVNSAY from the coding sequence ATGCCCAAGCACTCTCTTTCCGGTCTGAACCTGACCCGCACCCACAAGCTCTCCGCCGCCGGTGTCGCCGCCGCCGGTGCCGCCGCGCTGGTCTTCGCCGTCGTCCCGGGTGCAGATGCCGGCCAGGGCAAGAGCGAGGCCGCCGCCCAGAACGTGAACGTGAAGCCGGTCGCCTTCAGCGCGGTCGACATCGCCGCCCAGGCGCAGCAGGCCACGATCGCCAAGCAGGCCGACGAGTCCGCCGCGCAGGGCAAGGCCGAGGCCGCGGCGGCGAAGGCGAAGGCCGAGGCGGCCGCCAAGGCGAAGGCCGAGCAGGACCACAAGGCCACGGTGACCGCGAGCCGTTCCGAGACCCGCACCGCCCTTCCCGCCGCCCTTCCCGCCGCCGTCCCCGCGGCCGCCCCCGCCGCCCCGAAGACGATCAAGACCTACGGCCACACCGTGGACAGCTGGATCCGGCAGTCGCTGAACGTCATGGCCGCGCACGGCATACCGGGCAGCTACAACGGCATCTACCGCAACCTGATGCGGGAGTCGTCCGGCAACCCGATGGCGATCAACCTCTGGGACTCCAACGCGCAGAAGGGCATCCCGTCCAAGGGACTGCTCCAGGTCATCGACCCGACCTTCCGCCGGTACCACGTGCCCGGCACCTCCTGGAACATCTACGACCCGGTCGCCAACATCACCGCCGCCTGCAAGTACGCGGCCGCGATGTACGGCTCCATGGACAACGTCAACTCGGCCTACTGA
- a CDS encoding nitroreductase family protein: MSPSTDSPQNWTPTHGEPYRPVPYRPARMPAAESLARAAELRERMDRRRTVRQFAADPVPEQVVRDAIACAATAPSGAHQQPWTFVLVKDPEVRRRIRAAAEAEERRSYEGRLGEEWLAALRPLGTDEVKPHLTDAPQLIVVFQQRHWLGSDGSRRKHYYVDESVGIAVGMLLSALHLSGLAALVHTPSPMRFLQEVLGRPGNEKAFAVIPVGYPATDCQVPDLVRKSLDQVMVEV; this comes from the coding sequence ATGTCGCCTTCAACGGATTCCCCCCAGAACTGGACGCCGACCCACGGAGAGCCCTACCGGCCGGTGCCGTACCGGCCCGCGCGGATGCCGGCCGCCGAGTCGCTGGCCCGGGCCGCCGAACTGCGGGAGCGGATGGACCGGCGTCGGACGGTGCGGCAGTTCGCCGCCGACCCGGTGCCGGAGCAGGTGGTGCGGGACGCGATCGCCTGTGCTGCCACCGCGCCGTCCGGGGCGCATCAGCAGCCATGGACGTTCGTACTGGTCAAGGACCCCGAGGTGCGCCGCCGGATCCGGGCGGCGGCGGAGGCCGAGGAGCGCCGCTCGTACGAGGGGCGGCTGGGCGAGGAGTGGCTGGCGGCGCTGCGGCCACTGGGTACCGACGAGGTGAAGCCGCACCTGACGGACGCGCCGCAGCTGATCGTGGTCTTCCAGCAGCGGCACTGGCTGGGCTCGGACGGCAGCAGGCGCAAGCACTACTACGTGGACGAGTCGGTGGGCATCGCGGTCGGCATGCTGCTGTCCGCCCTGCACCTGTCGGGGCTGGCGGCGCTGGTGCACACGCCGAGCCCGATGCGGTTCCTCCAGGAGGTCCTGGGGCGGCCCGGGAACGAGAAGGCGTTCGCGGTGATCCCCGTGGGGTACCCGGCGACGGACTGCCAAGTGCCCGATTTGGTACGAAAGTCCCTTGACCAGGTGATGGTCGAGGTCTGA
- a CDS encoding GAF domain-containing sensor histidine kinase, with protein sequence MTNGPGAGIPAVSTAILAMSRHLEVRDVLKTIVASARELLDAEYAALGVPDDHGGFAQFVVDGVSAEQWKAIGPLPRQHGILAAMLHNATPERLADVREDPRFGGWPSAHPDMSDFLGLPVADGDEILGALFLANKRCPKAPSSRRDGCGFTEEDERLLGILAQHAAIALTNARLYERSRELTIAGERARLAHELHDAVSQKLFSLRLTAQAATALVDRDPARAKDELHQVAALAAEAADELRAAVVELRPAALDEDGLVATLRSQVQVLDRAHSARVTFAAHGVRALPSAQEEAMLRVAQEALHNALRHSGAGRVEVTLTRSGQGALLRVADDGRGFDTRVVRRAGRHLGLVSMRDRAGGVGGRLTVDSAPGKGTAVEMEVPGG encoded by the coding sequence ATGACCAACGGACCGGGAGCCGGGATCCCCGCGGTGAGCACCGCGATCCTGGCGATGAGCAGGCATCTGGAGGTACGCGACGTCCTCAAGACGATCGTCGCCTCGGCCCGTGAGCTGCTGGACGCCGAGTACGCCGCCCTCGGGGTGCCCGACGATCACGGAGGCTTCGCCCAGTTCGTGGTGGACGGCGTCAGCGCCGAGCAGTGGAAGGCCATCGGCCCGCTGCCCCGCCAGCACGGCATCCTCGCCGCGATGCTGCACAACGCCACCCCGGAGCGGCTCGCCGACGTCCGCGAGGACCCCCGCTTCGGGGGCTGGCCCTCGGCCCACCCGGACATGTCCGACTTCCTCGGCCTCCCGGTCGCCGACGGCGACGAGATCCTCGGCGCCCTCTTCCTGGCCAACAAGCGCTGCCCCAAGGCACCTTCTTCCCGCAGGGACGGCTGCGGCTTCACCGAGGAGGACGAGCGACTGCTCGGCATACTCGCCCAGCACGCCGCCATCGCCCTGACGAACGCCCGCCTCTACGAGCGCAGCCGCGAGCTGACCATCGCCGGCGAGCGCGCCCGGCTCGCACACGAGCTGCACGACGCGGTCTCCCAGAAGCTGTTCTCGCTCCGGCTCACCGCCCAGGCCGCGACCGCCCTGGTCGACCGCGACCCGGCCCGCGCCAAGGACGAGCTCCACCAGGTCGCCGCGCTGGCCGCGGAGGCCGCCGACGAACTCCGCGCCGCCGTGGTCGAGTTGCGCCCCGCGGCCCTGGACGAGGACGGCCTGGTCGCCACCCTGCGCTCCCAGGTCCAGGTCCTCGACCGCGCCCACTCCGCACGCGTCACCTTCGCCGCCCACGGCGTACGGGCGCTGCCCTCCGCCCAGGAGGAGGCCATGCTGCGGGTCGCCCAGGAGGCGCTGCACAACGCCCTGCGGCACTCGGGGGCCGGGCGCGTCGAGGTGACCCTGACCCGGTCCGGCCAGGGCGCCCTGCTGCGCGTCGCCGACGACGGCCGCGGCTTCGACACCCGCGTGGTCCGCCGGGCCGGCCGACACCTCGGCCTGGTCTCGATGCGTGATCGGGCCGGCGGCGTCGGGGGCAGGCTCACCGTGGATTCGGCGCCCGGCAAGGGCACCGCTGTCGAGATGGAGGTGCCCGGTGGCTGA
- a CDS encoding response regulator, whose translation MAESDKGERRPIRVLLVDDHQVVRRGLRTFLEVQDDIEVVGEASDGAEGVAATEQLRPDVVLMDIKMPGTDGIEALRRLRELDNPARVLVVTSFTEQRTVVPALRAGAAGYVYKDIDPDALAGAIRSIHAGHVLLQPEVAGALLSQEDNNGGQGRGTSLTDREREVLGLIADGRSNREIARALVLSEKTVKTHVSNILMKLDLADRTQAALWAVRHGIGA comes from the coding sequence GTGGCTGAGAGCGACAAGGGCGAACGCCGCCCGATCCGCGTCCTGCTCGTCGACGACCACCAGGTCGTACGCCGCGGTCTGCGCACGTTCCTGGAGGTCCAGGACGACATCGAGGTGGTGGGGGAGGCGTCCGACGGCGCCGAGGGCGTCGCCGCCACCGAGCAACTGCGCCCGGACGTCGTCCTGATGGACATCAAGATGCCCGGCACGGACGGCATCGAGGCGCTCCGCCGGCTGCGCGAACTCGACAACCCGGCCAGGGTGCTGGTCGTCACCAGCTTCACCGAACAGCGCACCGTCGTCCCGGCGTTGCGCGCCGGCGCGGCCGGCTACGTCTACAAGGACATCGACCCGGACGCGCTGGCCGGCGCCATCCGCTCCATCCACGCCGGGCACGTACTGCTGCAGCCCGAGGTGGCCGGCGCGCTGCTCTCCCAGGAGGACAACAACGGCGGCCAGGGGCGCGGCACTTCACTCACCGACCGGGAGCGCGAGGTGCTCGGCCTGATCGCCGACGGCCGCTCCAACCGCGAGATCGCCCGCGCGCTGGTGCTGTCCGAGAAGACCGTCAAGACGCACGTCTCCAACATCCTCATGAAACTCGACCTCGCCGACCGCACGCAGGCCGCGCTGTGGGCCGTCCGGCACGGCATCGGGGCCTGA
- a CDS encoding chaplin → MKNIKRVAAITMASAGLALAGAGVASADAPQSQGVTAGSPGVVSGNLIQSPADTPVNTCGNTASVVGLFNPASGNTCHND, encoded by the coding sequence GTGAAGAACATCAAGCGGGTAGCGGCCATCACGATGGCGAGCGCCGGTCTCGCCCTGGCGGGCGCCGGTGTCGCCTCGGCGGACGCCCCGCAGAGCCAGGGTGTCACGGCGGGGTCCCCGGGCGTTGTCTCGGGCAACCTCATCCAGTCCCCGGCGGACACCCCGGTGAACACCTGCGGCAACACCGCCTCCGTCGTCGGCCTGTTCAACCCGGCCTCCGGCAACACCTGCCACAACGACTGA
- a CDS encoding chaplin, whose protein sequence is MNTAKKAALVLASTGLALGAAAGSAFAHDGAQADGKAACSPGVGSGNVAQTPVKVPLNITGNTASVVGLLNPAIGNSSSN, encoded by the coding sequence ATGAACACCGCCAAAAAGGCCGCCCTTGTCCTTGCCAGCACCGGTCTCGCCCTCGGCGCCGCCGCCGGTTCGGCGTTCGCCCACGACGGCGCGCAGGCCGACGGCAAGGCCGCCTGCTCCCCGGGTGTCGGCTCGGGCAACGTCGCCCAGACCCCGGTGAAGGTCCCGCTGAACATCACCGGCAACACCGCCTCCGTCGTCGGCCTGCTCAACCCCGCCATCGGCAACAGCTCCAGCAACTGA